AAACCGAAGCCTTCCACCAGCATGCGGGTGACTTTGGCCACGTTCGAGTTGGCATCCGGATCGGAGGAGCCCCGGCCCACTACTACCAGCAAGGTGTCCTGCAGGGGGACATCTCCGGGCGTGCGCGCCAGGGCTTCCCGCAGCCGCGCCCCGGCGGCCTGGATCATGCGGCGATCCACCCCCAGCTCCCGTCCGTAATCAATCCGCAGGCCGGTTTCGGCCGCGTAGGTGTTGAGCACGGAGGGAATGTCGTTCTTGGCGTGGCCGGCGGCGAAGAGCATGGCCGGCACGGCCAGCACATGGGTCACGCCCCGCTGCCGCAGGGACTCCAGCCCCTCGCGCAGGATCGGCGTGGCGAACTCCAGGTAGCCATAGGCCACCGGCACCGGGGCGAAGCGTTGCTGCAACTGCTCGGCCAGGCTCGCGAACTCCGCCACGGCCAGCCGGTTGCGGCTGCCGTGGCCACACACCAGAACGCCGAGCGAGTCGCCGCCATCAGCGAGAGACGAGCCCTCCGAGGCGACCGGAGCCGGAACAGGGGCAGGGGAATGCATGGGAGCGTGTGCCTGCAGCGACCCTATCCCGGTCGCGACCACGGGACACAACGGTGCACCCGGACCGTGCATCGCGGCGCCCGGGCGAGGATGGCCGGCATCAGGTTTCCCCGCGCGATGGCGCTGCGCCTCCCCCCCTTCCAGCAGCTGCCTCCGCCCCAGCCCGGTGTCGCCCTCACCGAACTGCCGGTCGCCCGGCTGAGGCCCACCCAGCTGTGCGTCGGGATGGCCGAGGTGCGCAGCCGGCAGCGCGACTTCCAGGCGGAGGACCGACGGGAGCGCCGCGACTATCTCGGCAGCAAGCCCGTGCCCCTGGTGCGCAGCGCCGCGGGGGAGGTGTGGATGGTGGACCGCCACCACCGCCTGCGGGCCCTGCTGGAGCTGGAGCCGGAGGCCACCGCCTTCGGCTATGTGGCTCTTCAGCTGGACACCGGCGACCGCGCCGCGGTGCTGGAGGAGCTGCGCCGCCGGGGGTGGCTCTACCTCTACGACGGTCGCGGCCTGGGCCCCCTCCAGCCCAGCGTGCTGCCAGCCGGGCTCACGGGTCTGCAGGATGACCCCTACCGCAGCCTCGTCTGGCGCCTCAAGAAGGACGGGGTGATCGAGCCGGCGCCCCTGATCCCGTTTCACGAATTCCGCTGGGGTGCCTGGCTGCGCAGCCGCTCGCTTCCCCCCTTCAGCTCAGCCCAGCTGGAGCCCGCCCTGCCGGCGGCCCGGGCCCTGGCCCGCTCGGCAGCCGCCAGCCATCTGGCCGGCTGGAAAGGGGGGCGCCGGGGTGGCTGAGCCGGCCCTCCCGTTCGGCGGCGCCATCGGTCCCTTCCTGGAGCAGACGCCCCTGGCGGTGTTCGCGCTGCTGCTGGGGCTCAGCGTGCTGGTGCCGCCGGTGGCCAGGCTGCTGAAACTGCCGGATCTGGTGGGTCTGCTGGCCGCCGGGGTGCTGATCGGCCCCCACGCCCTGGGCTGGGTCGACAGCCAGACCCCCACGGTGGGGCTGCTCTCCGACGTGGGGGTGATCTACCTGCTGTTCATCGCGGGCCTGGAGATCGACCTGGCCGAGTTCGCCCGCATCCGCCAGCGCTCCTTCCGCTTCGGCCTGCTCACCTTCAGCCTGCCCCTGCTGGGCGGCGCGGCGCTGGGGCTGGCCTCCGGCTTTGGATGGCTGAGCGCCGTGCTGCTCGGCTCGGTGCTGGCCTCCCACACGCCCCTGGGCTACCCGATCGTGCGCAGCTACGGCGCCATGCGGGAGGAGTCGGTGATCGTGGCCATTGGGGGCACGATCTTCACCGACCTCGCCGCGCTGCTGCTGCTGGCGCTGTGCATGGGACTGAACCGGGGCGAGCTCACGCCGATCGGGATCCTGGCCCTCCTCACCAGGGTGGGGCTGTTCGCCGCGGTGGTGGTGGCCCTGATCACGCGGCTGGGCCGGGACCTGGTGCGCCGCAGCGTGAACAACGAGAGTCAGCTGTTCGTGGCCGTGGTGCTGGCCCTGTTCCTGGCCGCCCTCGGCGCCGAGCTGGCCGGCGTGGAAAAGATCGTGGGGGCCTTCCTGGCCGGCCTCGCCGTGAACCACGTGCTGCCGGAGGGCCGGGTGAAGGAGCAGGTGATCTTCGTGGGTGCCGCCCTGTTCATCCCCATCTTCTTCATCGATCTGGGTCTGCTGCTGGATCTGCCGGGCTTTCTGGGCACGATGCTCGCGGGCCCCTTCGCCCTGGCCCTGATCGCCACCCTGATCGCCACCAAGGGACTGGCCGCCTGGTGGGCCGGCCGGATCTACCGCTACAACCACGCCCAGATCCTCACCCTCTGGTCGCTGTCGCTGCCCCAGGTGGCGGCCACCCTGGCCGCCACCTTTGTGGGGTACCGGGCCGGACTGTTCGACGCCACCGTGCTCAACAGCGTGCTGGCGATGATGGTGGTGACGGCCAGCCTCGGGCCCACCCTCACGGCCAAGGCCATGCCCCTGCTGGGCCAGGCGGCGGCGGCGGCGATCGGCGCCGGTCTGAACGGCAGCCTCGCCCTGGCCCGGCGCCCGCTGCGGGTGCTGGTGCCCGTGTCGAATCCCAGCACCGAAGCGCCGCTGCTGGGCCTGGCCAGCCTGCTGATCCACGGCGATGGCGAGGATCCTGGCCAGGTGCTTCCGCTGGTGGTGGTGTCGCCGGCCCAGGCCGTGGCCACCGCCATGGCCACGGCGATGGCTGAGGCCCGCGCCCTGCTCGCCAGGGCCGCCTCCCTGCTCGGGGCCGAACGGGTGCCCTGTCAGACCCTGCTGCGGGTGGACAGTGATGTGGCGGCCGGCATCGCCCGCGTGGCGATCGAGCAGGCCACCGACCTGGTGGTGATGGGGCTCGCACCGCCCGCCGGCCTGGGCCAGTGGCTGTTCGGCGATCTGGTGGACGCCACCTGCCGGCAGGTGAGCAGCCCGGTGGTGGTGGCCCGGCTGCAGCAGGACCCGGAGTCGCTGCGGCGCCTGCTGGTGCCCGTCAAGGATCTGACCGCCGGGGCGCTGGAGCAGTTTCAGCTGGCCGAGCGGCTGGCGGTCGCCCGCAGCGGCAGCATCACCCTGCTGCATGTGGTCGAATCAGGCCGCAGCAGGCGTGCCCGCCAGGAGGTGGAGCAGCGGCTGGCCAGCTGGCGGCGGGGGGCCGGGGGATCGGACCCGGGCGTGCCGATCGAGGTACGGGTCGTGCTGCAGGGCAGCGGCGGCGGCGTGGAGCGCTGCATCAGCGCGGCAGCCCGGCACCATGACCTGGTGATCCTGCGCTCCCAGCGCCGGCTGGTGGCCGGGCTGCCGATTCCCGCCAGTGATCGGGTGGATCGGTTGCTGCGCCGCCTGGAGGGGTCCGTTCTGGTGATCAGTGATCCCCTGCACTGAACCCCGGCACTGATCTCCGGAACTGATCCCCGCACAGACTCCCATCCATGGCCGCGGCCGCGGCCGTGCTCCGCAAGCCCTGGATCTGACTAAACCAGGGTGTGCCCCTCCCCCGCCATGACCTACCAGCACCTGCTTGTGCCCACCGACGGCTCCGACCTCTCGGGCAGGGCCGTGGATCAGGCCGTGGCGCTGGCCCGCAAACTCGGTGCACGGCTGCGCATCCTGCATGTGCAGAGCAACTTCCCGGTGTCCCTGGTGGGCGTGGGCGAGCTGGTGGACACGGGCGCCATCGAGGCCCTGATGGAGGCGGCCCGCGCCCAGACCGAGCAGATCCTCGCGGCCGCCCGCCGGGTGGCCGAGGCGGCTGGCGTGCCCGTGGAGGTGGTGAAGCGGCTCAGCAGCCAGCCGGCCGAGGCGATCGTGCAGGAGGCCCGCCGTGAGGGCTGTGATCTGATCGTGATGGCCTCCCATGGCCGCCGAGGTCTGGAGGGCCTGCTGCTGGGCAGCGAGACCCAGCGGGTGCTGACCCAGAGTCCCTGTCCGGTGCTGGTGGTGCGCTGACCCCGCGCTGCCGCCGAACCGACCCGGCGCCCCTTCAGTGGTAAGACAGAGCGTCTCCGCAACACGCGCCGTTGACGATGGATCCTGGCCTGGCCGCCCTCGGCTCGAGCTTCAGTGCCATCACCCTGGCGGAGCTGGGCGACAAGACTTTTTTCATGGCGTTGATCCTGGCGGCACGCCACAGGCCCCGCTGGGTGTTCGTGGGCAGTTTCGCGGCCCTGGCGGCGGTGACCCTCCTCTCCCTGGCGGTGGGGTATGGCCTGAGGGAACTGCTTCCCGCCGCGCTGCTGCCCTGGCTGGCGGGCCTGCTGTTCCTCGGCTTCGGGGTGAAGCTGCTGCTCGATGCCCAGGCCCTGCCCGCCGATGCGGCCCAGGAGGAGGCCGAGGAGGCCGAGGAGGCCGTGATCGCGGCGGATCGCCAGCTGCGCAGCAGCCAGCCGCCCGCCGTGATCTGGGAGGCCTTCACCCTGGTGTTCATCGCCGAACTGGGCGACCGCACCCAACTGGCCACGGTGTTTCTGGCCACATCCCCCGCCTTCACCTTCGCCGGCCTGCTGGTGGGCACGCTTCTGGGCCATGCCCTGGTCACGGCCCTGGCGGTGGGCGCCGGCAAATGGATCGGGCGCCGGGTGGATGAACGCCTGCTCTACCGCCTCAGCGGTGGGCTGTTCCTGCTGTTCGGTCTGGCGGCCATCAGCCAGGCCCTGGGCTGACCCTTACGCTGCCCCGAGCGCGAGAGTGAGCTGTGGCCAAGGACGAGATCAGTCGAGCTGACGAGCTCACGGCCCTGGGCTGGGCTGCCGAGGACGTGCGGCGCTACGCGGAGCTGTGGGAGTACCGCCAGCGCTGGGGGGCGATCAACCTGGAACCGGAGGACCGGGCCTTCCTGCGGCGGGCGGAGGCGGCCCTGCCCAAGCGCCTCACCGGCAAGGCAGCCCAGAAGAAGACCCTCAAGGACAAGTCGTACTTCCGCTGGCTGGCCTTCCACCGCGACGCGATGCTCGCGGCGCCGGTAGAACAGGAGCTGGCCGGGGATGAAGCCGGCGCCTGGAGGGTGCTGCTGGAGGAGGAGCTGCAGGTGCTGGAGCAGGAGCAACCTGTGCTGGGGCTGCCGGACACCCTCAAGGCCCGCGATCTGCAACCGCTGCGCGAGGCCTGGGTGGAGCAGGCGAAGCCCGAATCCAGGCTGCTCAGTTTCGACTTTCAGGCGCCGCTGGAGGAGCTCAGAGTGAAGGAGAGCACCAGCTGGAAGCCGCTCCGGGGGGAGAGCAACCAGGACGAGACCTACCCGGTGCTGGCCGGCGAGGCGCTGGCCCGTTTCCGGGAGCGCGTTCGGCAGCAGCTGACGGAGCAGATCCGCTCCACCTTCCCCTCCCTGCGGGACGGCGAAGGCTCCAGCACCCCCGCCGCCTGAGGATCGATCAGGTGCTGAGCATGGCGGCCACGGTAATCAGGCCAAACACGCTCAGGATGACCGCACCGGCCGCAATCGCGCCGAGCCACACCGTCTGCACCGCCGGCGTCGGCTGATCCCGCAGCCAGGCAGGCCGTGGCGTACCGGGCACCCAGGGGCTCGCGCCCGCCGAAGGAGCGCGGCGGGCATGGGTGTCGCGCCAGTCGGCGCCGTAGCGGGGTGCCTGCTGGTTGAACGGACGTTCACCGATCGCCCGGCCGGCCAGCGTGCGCGAGCGCTGGAACGGCACCAGGTCGTCGCCGAAATGGACGAGGTACTCCTCGGAACCGAGCAGGGCGTCCACGAAAGCGGGCAATCCCTGCTCGGCGATCAAGATCGACCAGGCGATCCGCTCCTGATCCCCGTAGACCGGCCGGCCCAGCACCCGGCCCACCACCTGCTCCACGAGGCGGTAGTTGCTGTTGCAGCGGTAGAAATCCCGGCGGAACTTGTCCGAGAGCAACAGGCCCCGGATGAAGTCGCGCATGCGGATCTGGCCCGAACGCAGCTGCGACTCCAGCACCGGCTCGCGATCACAGCGGAAGGCGTGGAAGAAGATCTGGCGGTAGGCCTGATCGATCTGCACGTCCATGCTGGCGGCGTCCTGCACCTGCCCCAGGGTCAGGGGGGGCTTCGGGGGCGACTCTTCGGTGGCCGGCATGAAATTGCGGACCCGCGCGTTCAGTGCCGTGGGCTTGACATCCAACAGGGGCAGGGCCATGGCGAGGGTGGGGAGCAGGGTGGACGACGGAGCGAACGTATCCAGCCCCCTTCGTTCGCAGCCGATGTCTGGGTAAAAACTCACAGAGCGTGACCGGAGTTCATGGACCTTTGTTGCCAGCCCTCGCGGAGCAGACTCCTCTCCATCACGTGCGCGTGGGGATGACCCAGCCCGACCTCCCGCCCCCCGGCTGGCATCCCCACCTCTGGCACCCCACCACCCAGGTGGCCCTGGCAGCGCCGCCGATGCGGGCGGTGCAGGGGAGGGGGGCCATCCTGCAGCTGGAGGACGGACGCCGGCTGATCGACGCGATCAGCAGCTGGTGGGTCACCCTGCACGGCCACGCCGAGCCCAGCATCGCCGCGGCCATCGCCGCCCAGGCCCACCAGCTGGAGCAGGTGATCTTCGCCAACTTCAGCCATCCCCCGGCCGAACGGCTGGCCGAGCGGCTCAGCGCCCTCAGCGGTCTGGAGCGCCTCTTCTTCTCCGACAACGGCTCCACCGCCGTGGAGGTGGCCCTCAAGATCGCCTGGCAGTGGTGGCGGAACCGGGGCGAGCGGCGGGACCAGCTGATCGCCTTCGAGGGGGCGTATCACGGGGACACCGTGGGGGCCATGGCGGTGGGGGCCCGCTCGCTGTTCAGCGCACCGTTCGAACCCTGGCTGTTCTCCGTGGCCCGAGTGAGCTGGCCGCAGTGCTCCTGGGAGGAGCCCGCTCCCGAGCGGCAGGAGCAGGCCGCCCTCGCCGCCCTCGAGCAGGCCCTCACGCTGCCCACCGCCGCCGTGATCCTGGAGCCGCTGATCCAGGGAGCGTCCGGCATGGCGATGGTGCGGCCCGGCTTCCTGCAGGCGGTGCAGGAGCGGGTGCGGGCCGCCGGCGCCCTGCTGATCGCCGATGAGGTGATGACCGGCTTCGGCCGCACCGGCGCGCTGTTCGCCTGCCGGCGGGCCGGCCTGCAGCCCGACCTGATGGCCCTCTCCAAGGGGCTCACCGGCGGCTTCCTGCCGATGGGGGTGACCCTGGCCAGCGAGCGGCTGTACCAGGGCTTCATCAGCGAGGACCCGACGGCCACCTTCTTCCACGGCCACAGCTTCACCGCCAATCCCCTGGGCTGCGCGGCCGCCCTGGCCAGCCTGGATCTGCTCGAGGCGGCGCCGGAGCGCTACCGCGGCTTCGAGGCCCGCCACCGGCCGCTGCTGGAGCGGCTCCGCCGGCATCCCCGGGTGGAGCGGCCCCGCTGCCTCGGCACCGTGGCCGCCTTCGATGTGAAGGTGGAGCAGCCGGGCTACCTGAGCGCGGTGGGACGACGCCTCCAGAGCCTCTGCCTCGAGGCAGGGGTGTACATCCGGCCCCTGGGCAACGTGGTGTACCTGCTGCCGCCCCTCTGCCTCA
This portion of the Cyanobium sp. NIES-981 genome encodes:
- a CDS encoding ParB-like protein, with translation MALRLPPFQQLPPPQPGVALTELPVARLRPTQLCVGMAEVRSRQRDFQAEDRRERRDYLGSKPVPLVRSAAGEVWMVDRHHRLRALLELEPEATAFGYVALQLDTGDRAAVLEELRRRGWLYLYDGRGLGPLQPSVLPAGLTGLQDDPYRSLVWRLKKDGVIEPAPLIPFHEFRWGAWLRSRSLPPFSSAQLEPALPAARALARSAAASHLAGWKGGRRGG
- a CDS encoding cation:proton antiporter translates to MAEPALPFGGAIGPFLEQTPLAVFALLLGLSVLVPPVARLLKLPDLVGLLAAGVLIGPHALGWVDSQTPTVGLLSDVGVIYLLFIAGLEIDLAEFARIRQRSFRFGLLTFSLPLLGGAALGLASGFGWLSAVLLGSVLASHTPLGYPIVRSYGAMREESVIVAIGGTIFTDLAALLLLALCMGLNRGELTPIGILALLTRVGLFAAVVVALITRLGRDLVRRSVNNESQLFVAVVLALFLAALGAELAGVEKIVGAFLAGLAVNHVLPEGRVKEQVIFVGAALFIPIFFIDLGLLLDLPGFLGTMLAGPFALALIATLIATKGLAAWWAGRIYRYNHAQILTLWSLSLPQVAATLAATFVGYRAGLFDATVLNSVLAMMVVTASLGPTLTAKAMPLLGQAAAAAIGAGLNGSLALARRPLRVLVPVSNPSTEAPLLGLASLLIHGDGEDPGQVLPLVVVSPAQAVATAMATAMAEARALLARAASLLGAERVPCQTLLRVDSDVAAGIARVAIEQATDLVVMGLAPPAGLGQWLFGDLVDATCRQVSSPVVVARLQQDPESLRRLLVPVKDLTAGALEQFQLAERLAVARSGSITLLHVVESGRSRRARQEVEQRLASWRRGAGGSDPGVPIEVRVVLQGSGGGVERCISAAARHHDLVILRSQRRLVAGLPIPASDRVDRLLRRLEGSVLVISDPLH
- a CDS encoding universal stress protein, coding for MTYQHLLVPTDGSDLSGRAVDQAVALARKLGARLRILHVQSNFPVSLVGVGELVDTGAIEALMEAARAQTEQILAAARRVAEAAGVPVEVVKRLSSQPAEAIVQEARREGCDLIVMASHGRRGLEGLLLGSETQRVLTQSPCPVLVVR
- a CDS encoding TMEM165/GDT1 family protein produces the protein MDPGLAALGSSFSAITLAELGDKTFFMALILAARHRPRWVFVGSFAALAAVTLLSLAVGYGLRELLPAALLPWLAGLLFLGFGVKLLLDAQALPADAAQEEAEEAEEAVIAADRQLRSSQPPAVIWEAFTLVFIAELGDRTQLATVFLATSPAFTFAGLLVGTLLGHALVTALAVGAGKWIGRRVDERLLYRLSGGLFLLFGLAAISQALG
- a CDS encoding phycobilisome rod-core linker polypeptide: MALPLLDVKPTALNARVRNFMPATEESPPKPPLTLGQVQDAASMDVQIDQAYRQIFFHAFRCDREPVLESQLRSGQIRMRDFIRGLLLSDKFRRDFYRCNSNYRLVEQVVGRVLGRPVYGDQERIAWSILIAEQGLPAFVDALLGSEEYLVHFGDDLVPFQRSRTLAGRAIGERPFNQQAPRYGADWRDTHARRAPSAGASPWVPGTPRPAWLRDQPTPAVQTVWLGAIAAGAVILSVFGLITVAAMLST
- the bioA gene encoding adenosylmethionine--8-amino-7-oxononanoate transaminase; the encoded protein is MTQPDLPPPGWHPHLWHPTTQVALAAPPMRAVQGRGAILQLEDGRRLIDAISSWWVTLHGHAEPSIAAAIAAQAHQLEQVIFANFSHPPAERLAERLSALSGLERLFFSDNGSTAVEVALKIAWQWWRNRGERRDQLIAFEGAYHGDTVGAMAVGARSLFSAPFEPWLFSVARVSWPQCSWEEPAPERQEQAALAALEQALTLPTAAVILEPLIQGASGMAMVRPGFLQAVQERVRAAGALLIADEVMTGFGRTGALFACRRAGLQPDLMALSKGLTGGFLPMGVTLASERLYQGFISEDPTATFFHGHSFTANPLGCAAALASLDLLEAAPERYRGFEARHRPLLERLRRHPRVERPRCLGTVAAFDVKVEQPGYLSAVGRRLQSLCLEAGVYIRPLGNVVYLLPPLCLSEAQLERCYAAIEAALDQL